One window of the Gambusia affinis linkage group LG13, SWU_Gaff_1.0, whole genome shotgun sequence genome contains the following:
- the si:ch211-223a10.1 gene encoding putative ZDHHC-type palmitoyltransferase 6, with translation MEIVEDRLCAPITMHAMPLCTISGGEIFDYIQRGDVEQCILFVQNDRTILSHKGWGGFSPLHYAALHGNRSLVDFFLSSGADPNMTCDSGQTAFHFACRQGNIYNMHKMMQYGADLRLVDLQGKTSMHHAVTGGNIIAVHYLWETGVFRFSDADMYKVTPLHLAASTGNIDMIRYLLKDQRCVVNAVDQQGATALHVAAERGGVEVCWALLQKTGCIVLHQKNYSGLTPLDLCKQGKTFRHQQLSKLLKLYINEPIHHKPRESHVLYYWSLFFPSLSGAAILLIAAMFGGYGGLICAFLFPWLARSIFTQYYRMTTYQRLANPIYLGTLLAGIVHSLLCFCGKMMPSVWPMSTLAQVSSFHFFILASLFYKVLTQDPGVLDRADADPRFSCIADLVENNQSPHRFCPYCELFQPDYTKHCKLCDVCIKDYDHHCLFLNRCIGQGNHRLFLIFILSMVTAHLLFIASGASYLYGSSSESSPSFSPWLTLLGEEFWVVALIIMNALTLLWEVWLLTEQFDAIAARTTTYFRHSEGTAQQRSLGHRLAVVAAFLLEGRRSVGVGQITEDKTAIDI, from the exons ATGGAAATCGTGGAGGACAGATTGTGTGCCCCCATCACAATGCATGCGATGCCTCTGTGCACCATTAGTGGTGGAGAAATATTTGACTATATACAAAGAGGGGATGTTGAACAGTGCATACTTTTCGTGCAAAATGATCGAACAATCCTCAGTCACAAAG GCTGGGGTGGATTCAGTCCTCTTCATTATGCTGCTCTCCATGGAAACCGCTCCCTTGTAGACTTCTTCCTCAGCTCTGGTGCAGACCCTAACATGACGTGTGATTCAGGGCAGACAGCTTTTCATTTTGCCTGCAG GCAGGGAAACATCTACAACATGCATAAAATGATGCAATATGGTGCAGACTTGCGGCTTGTGGACCTGCAGGGGAAAACATCCATGCATCACGCGGTTACCGGAGGCAACAT AATCGCTGTGCACTATCTGTGGGAGACAGGAGTGTTCCGATTCTCTGACGCAGACATGTACAAGGTGACACCTCTGCATCTCGCTGCATCCACCGGCAACATTGACATGATTCGCTATTTGCTCAAAGACCAG CGGTGTGTTGTGAACGCAGTTGACCAGCAGGGAGCGACAGCGCTCCATGTTGCTGCAGAGAGGGGTGGAGTAGAAGTATGTTGGGCTCTGCTGCAGAAGACTGGCTGCATAGTGCTTCATCAGAAGAACTACAGTGGCCTCACACCACTGGATCTCTGCAAGCAGGGAAAGACATTCAG GCATCAGCAACTCAGCAAACTGTTAAAGCTGTACATAAATGAACCAATACATCACAAGCCCAGAGAGTCTCATG TTCTGTACTATTGGAGCCTGTTTTTTCCATCTCTAAGTGGAGCTGCCATCCTGCTGATAGCTGCCATGTTTGGAGGCTATGGAGGCCTCATCTGTGCATTCCTCTTCCCATGGCTGGCTAGAAGCATTTTCACCCAGTACTACCGCATGACCACATACCAGAG GCTAGCTAATCCGATATATTTGGGGACACTGTTGGCTGGCATCGTCCATTCCCTGCTGTGCTTCTGTGGAAAAATGATGCCTA GTGTGTGGCCCATGAGCACTTTGGCTCAGGTGTCCTCGTTCCACTTCTTCATACTAGCCAGTCTCTTCTACAAGGTTTTGACTCAAGATCCCGGGGTTTTAGACAGAGCAGATGCAGATCCTCGCTTCTCCTGCATTGCTGACCTGGTGGAAAACAACCAGAGCCCTCACAGGTTCTGTCCATACTGTGAG TTGTTCCAGCCTGACTATACAAAACACTGTAAGCTGTGTGACGTGTGCATTAAAGACTACGACCACCACTGCCTTTTCCTCAACCGCTGCATCGGTCAGGGTAACCACAgactcttcctcatcttcatcctctccATGGTTACCGCCCACCTTCTTTTTATCGCTTCGGGGGCGAGTTACCTGTATGGCAGCTCGTCTGAGTCTAGTCCCAGCTTCTCACCGTGGCTCACGTTGTTAGGGGAGGAGTTCTGGGTTGTGGCTCTGATTATTATGAATGCACTGACGCTCCTGTGGGAGGTGTGGCTTCTGACAGAGCAGTTTGACGCCATCGCCGCCAGAACGACCACCTACTTCAGACACAGTGAGGGCACTGCTCAGCAGAGGTCACTGGGACATCGGTTGGCGGTTGTAGCAGCCTTTCTCCTGGAGGGACGTAGATCTGTGGGTGTTGGACAAATTACAGAAGACAAAACCGCCATCGATATTTAG